The genome window TCGATGTCGAAACCATCGGAGTCTTTTGTATCTCTTCTCCCCATAGATTTCAGGGTTAAACTAGCCGGAATGCGGTGGTAGAGGTCGATTTTCGCGTGTTGAGATACGATTCCTGTCGTTACGGAAAGAACCGATCTGATAGAGGAATCCTCTTTGCTCACTGCTTCAATGAAGACGGTGTGGTTCAGACTTTTGGGTATTTGGGAGGGGGTTTTCACTGAAATGGCGATGACGGTATTTCCTCCAGGTTCAAGAACAATTTCGTGTGTAGAGAGAGTTAAGGGGTAGTCATTCGAACTTCTGGCAGAGATCAGCATTGTGAGAGCAGTGTTTCCCTTATTGGCGATTCTTGCTGTTATTTCGTAGGATTCGCCGCCTACAATCATGTCTGGCGCACTTTCAGAAAAAATGTGTATTCCATCTACTGAAAGAACAGATATGCTTATGGAAACGGCGTCTGAGATGGCGTAGTCTCGTTGGGATCGCACCGAGTACGTTACGGTATAATCCTTGGCGCTCGATGTGGTCGGAATTTGGAAAGCCAGCATTCTCACCGTTTGCTGTTTAGCGCCCAGAATAAAAACGTCGGGGGGAGTGATTTCAAGCCAGCCTTCCGGCAAGGAGAGGGCTTCTTCGAAGGTTTCTTCACTATCGGTTGTATTTTCAACTATAAAACTGGCGCTAACTATTTCTCCGGGGTTAGCATCAAGTTGTGGGGGAACCATGAGGCGGATATGTACACCATATCCCTTACCCTGAGCGTACGCGCTTTTTGCCCAGAGAAGAAGAATCAATAAAATGAAAAGAAAGAATATTGATCTGTACCGTCTCTTTTTTCTCATCATTTCTCTTCTTCAGCCTCCCCTTCACCATGGCTTTTCGCACCAAGACTCAGGTTAGCGCTCAGGATCACTTAACATCTAATATGTATCTGGCACCGAAAACTTTTTCATTTTCTCCGCTATCTGCTATAACGAGAGCGTTGTATTTTCCCGAATTCAATTTTCCAAGATCTATAACATAACGGGCGGAGCAGCCCGGGTATATGCGGAACTTTTTCCCTTCGTATCGTTTCATTGCGTTCCCACCTGAATCGGCTACATCAACATAAAGCTGAGGAACTAGCCATTGTTCGCCTACATTTTCTACATCTATGGTTAGGAAGGTCTTGTGGGCTTGAACTTTGAGGGCTTTGTTTGAGAACTGGAGAGCACGGGTTCCTGTATTTTCTATATGTGTGATCATCTGAACGGCATGCCTAAACACAGCCTGAACTCCGATAGTCGCTTTGTCCTTTTTAGGATTCGGAGGTTTCAAAGCATCTTGAGGAATGGGTTCCACCATAATGACGCTCCAGTATGTTCCACGAAGGTCAGATGTCTCTGGAACCGCTATCTCGTAAAAAATTGAGGTTTCTTCGCCAGGAGCTACGGTTACTTGGTTAGGCGTAAATTTGATCCATTTTGCGTTAGATCGCGGCATGCTTCCCGGAGATCCGAAATTGTTCTTGCCGTCTGCAGAAAACATGTAATCTGTTTGATAGATACGAACTGTTTCTGCTTCTTTGCCATTATTTGCAATGACAATATTCCCAGATGTTTGTCCACCTAGCGGAAGGGTTTTATTGACAGTCATTCCATCTGGTAGTTGTATGGCGTATCCCTTATCAGAAAAATATAGGCACAATAATAAAAACAAACAGAAAGACACGAATAATATTTTTTTCATGATTGATCCACCACCGTAAAAGTTATAGGGGCGCTGTACGTTCCTTGGGGCGCCGATATAGACAGTTCAGATATTTTGTATTGTATAGAAATATTTGTTCTGTCGCCGTTTCCACTAAAGAAAAGAACATCAGATTCCCCGACAGCTATGTATAAAGTTCCCCCACGGATTGATCCGGCTCCGCTTCCATTTCCTGTTCGCTTAACGTAAAGAGTAGCACCACTTGCCCACGATGAAGCGCTCTTTCGTATTAAAACATCCCATGCGCCACAAGGGCATTCGGTGCCTGCAATGCTTATTATTGTTGCATCTACAGTGCTTTCGAAACTATCGGCTAGATTGCTTCCGGCACCACCTCTGAGATGGGAAGAATTAATAACTAAATTTGTCCAACCACCAGTTGCATAAATATCGATTTCAATGGCATAGAGGGGCGATTGTAAAGAAACTATGCATAATAAGACAATTAAAATGCATCTTTTTATCACAGCAAGACACCTCGTTTCACTCCAAAGAGACAGGGGGGGAGGGGGAGAGGAACCTCCCCCCTGCCTTAGAACAACTTAGAAAAAATGAGGATTTAGATTACGACATCCGTGAGAGTGAACGTAACTGTTTTCGTTGCTGTGCTTTCCATAACATCTGCAGTTGAATCTGCAGAAAAGATATAGGTTATTATTTTGCCACTTTCCGCTACATGTTCAATACTAGTTACTACGTCATTATCAGTTGTCGCTAACTCTACTTGACCTGACGAAGTTCCTCCGGTGGGTGCTTCCAGCTCTACGTAAAGATCAGTTCCCATGGGCATAGCGGTGTCAATTTTAGCTGTAATTTTTTTGCCTTCATCGTTTGTTGTGATAGCGTATGTCGATGTGCCTTGAGCATAATCTGGCTCACTTCCAGCGGTTGCTGTGCTGATAATGAGGGGGTCAGGATCTGCACCTAAGCTGATTTCATTTATTGCCTGCACCTGAAATGTTACTGTTTGAGTGGCAGTATTACTTGCCTGTGCCATAGCAGCCAATCCAAAAACTACAAGCGCTATTGCTAAAAAGAGTACCAACGCCTTTCGTGCCTTCATCACATTTCCTCCTTTTTCTTTCTCCGTAGGATTAGTTACCATTTTGCTAGTTGCATGTATTGCCTACTTCTTGTTGCATGGCTTATTGCGCGGCTGTGAAAGGCTTTTTGATTAGCGTTTTGTAGGAACCGTATCGAGTGCAGATCATGAGAATAAGCGCTTACGTTGCAATGGGAAAAAAGAGAGATTTCCTTAGGAAGGGATAATTTTCGTAGACAGGCCGTCGCCATTATTACGAAAATTGGTTCAAGCGTTACTAGAAGTGTCGCAATCGATATTCCTTTATACGATCGAACTATTCAAGTGCTTCAAATAATATGTGGGTTAAAATGGACTTAACAGAATAGGAAGAATGGACTACAATATATGAGTTAATAGTATTATTTAATATAATTAAACTGTATCAGTAATAAGTAGTTTTGTCTACCCATTTTAAATAGGTGTAAATTTGAAAATTATTGGGATTTTAATTATTTTTTGTGAGGAAAAATAAAAAGACATCGATGGGATTATGAGTGAATTCCCACAGATGTTTTTCCTGTTTGGGCAGGGAATGTTTGATAAAGTATGATTCAACTAATTTAAATTATTATGCATTTGGAGACATTATGGAGAAAAAACTGAGAAAGTCATTTCCTAGAGGTAAGAATGTTGGAATCGATGATTGCGCTATCACTAAATGCTTTTAAACAAAATGCTTTTAAACAAATAAAAAGGGTGATGAAAATAAACGGGAATAAAAAAGGTAAAGAAAAAATTATTTTGGAGATTTTAAAATTAAAATTAAAGGATTTTCCTGAAGGTACTATAGTAGAGAGTGAAAATCCTGATTTTATTATTGAAAATAAGGCTAATAGAATTGGTGTTGAAGTAACAGGAGTGTATTGGCCGGAATATTTTTCTAAATTTCAATTTTCTAAACGTCCACGCCAGGCAAGTGAAAGCATGCAGAACAACATTGCTAAAAAGATTAAGGACAAACTTATTTTAAAGAAAAATCCTTTTCTCTTAGTAAGACTTATTTTTGAGGGGCATGTTTTTCAAAAGAAGAATGTGAACGAAGAAGAAATCTCAGAAAAAATAAAAAAATTAATCATTTGTAATATTCCTGAGTTGAATGAATCAATATCCTTACGCTTCCCTATTGAAGAATTGAGGAGTATTAGAATTATAAGAAAAAATTATTTTAAAGAAACTAATGTTTTTGTCTCAGATTGTGATTATACCCCAGAAGGGGAAGAACTTACTGTTCAAATAAAAGAAGCTGTAAAAAAGAAGAATGAAAGATATTCTTGTTATAAAAGAAAATGCGAAGAGGTCTGGTTGGCAATTAATTTTAATGTTTCTGGTAAAATTTCTACTTATTTTTCTTTTACGGATCAGGATATACACGAAATGAAGAATGATGAGGAATTCACTAGTAAATTTGAGCGAACGTTTTTAGTTAGCCAATATTCTCAAAAAATAATAGAAATTTAGTATGATGTTTAGTTTTTTTAGTTGTGGATAATATGCAATAGCAGAATAAGGTCATTATTTCGCATATAAGCGACTGAAGTTGTTCTCATGGCATCGAAGCAGCTTGGGGAGCTGTAATTGAGCGATGATGTGAAAAGTCTCTGAGGAAAAAGTAACATCAACAATAAAGAAGAGACTATGGCATATCTAGGCATGGAATAAGCTCTATAATGAGCTACAAAACTAAAAAAAGATATATTTTCCTAACGTCACGCTTCCTACACCTTGCAAACGAATCTCTTCTCCACCATATCAGCGCCCCCTATTTCAACATGCAGCAAGCCTCCGTTTGCCCAGAATCCCTGGCGCTCGTAGAACTTTATGGCGGATTCGTTGCCGTCTAACACCCACAGTGCAATGCGGAGAAATCTATTTTCGGAGGCGTATTTTTTTACTTCCTTCATGAGGGCGTGTCCGTAGCCCTTCCCCCAAAACTCGGGCAGACAGTATATTGATACCAATTCGAGGTTTCCTTCATACCCTTTGTAGCGGGACGGGCAAACGCTTGCGCAGGCTATTACTTTGTTTTCTTGCAAAACAACCCATGCGGTGGTTGTACTTCCGTCAGACAGAATAGTAGAGAAGAGTTCGACCCAATGGTCGTCTCTGAGGTTTTGAAGGTAATCTGCGGGAATCAATTCGCGATAGGCCTCTCTCCAAGCTTGGGCATGGATGTAGCTCATTTCCTGGGCGTCGCTGGGTACAGCTTTTCTTACGGTAAATTCGTTCGACATCTTTTTCCCCTCGCTGCTGTTTGTGATTTGGTGTGCGGAAATTTTATTATAACGGTAATGCCATCAAATATTCCGAGCTGTATCTTCCATCGCGATATTTGAAGGAGTTTTTGCGGACTCCATAAATTTCGAATCCAAACTTTTTGTAGAGGGAAAATGCACGGATGTTGTCTGCGACGACCTCTAACTCCACCTGTTCATAGCCCATCTTTCTGGCTTCGTCGATAATCATTCCCATTATGGTAAAACCGATACCTTTCCCCCAGAAATCTTTTAGAACGCACATTCCCAACACTGCTCTGTGACTGCATTTATCGCATTCCACTACAGGGGATATTCCAGTGAGCGCCACGAGCTTTTCATCAAAGTATGCGGAAATCATTATGGCCTTTGGGCTCTCTGCCTGCTTTGACAAAAAATCTTGCTCTTCCTCGACAGTCATTCTGATCTCATCTTCGTATCTCAGCAAATATTCGGTTTCGGAGCTTGTCTGCTTCATGTGGTTCAAAACATCGTGTGCGTGTTCTTCAGTCGGCGAGAGGAATGTGAAATATTCCCCATTTTTTATCTGTAAACTGATTGTGTCGATTCTCATGATGTCCTCCTTCAAGTGAGTGGAGTACGAAAGAGTTGAGGCATGATTATTAAATATATGAGTATAGTATAGCGCTATTTTTGTTTTGCAAGAGGGAGAGGACTTTTGCTCAAATATTGTTGAAAGCGGACGAAGGCATTATCAAAAAGATAAATCTAAGTTTATGAAATATGACATTGTGCAAAGTGTTAATATTATATTTGATAATGGCATTAAAGGAACTTTTTATATTAAATACAAGGTGAATAACTCTTTTCCCAATTTATATAGGAGGTAAATAGGAATTGTTTAATATAATCCATGGTCGAGAAGCTTTCTATAAGTATTATTCTGTGGAAGGAGCCATGAAAACTCTAAAAGAAAAAAAATTTAAATGGAGTTCTCCTTCTGTATTTAATGATCCATATGATTGCCAGTTTTCTGTTTTTTCCAAGGGGAGCAACCAAGAAATTATGGAGATATTATTAGAGCAATTAATTGAAATTGCACTCCAGACAAGAGGAAAAGAACCTGCCTTCTTTTTACCTGAAGTACAACAACGATTCAATTTAATAAAGCGGAGAATGAGAGACAGTAAATCTAATGGTCAGGTACGCCATCTCCGTAACAAAATAAGAAGTATTGGGAATTTTTACAATGGTAATTCTATCCTTTCTAATCTTGCTAAAACTTTAAACAATAGAAGGCAGGATTTTTCGAAAGAAGTAAAAATATTTTGTGTCACAGAAACTAATGACAACCTTCTAATGTGGTCACACTATGCCCAGGAGCATCGTGGTTTAGTTATTAAAATAAAATGCCTCCCCGAGGGAGACGGTTCCCCTTTGTGTGCTGCTCGAAAAGTTCAATATAAAAATTCGTTACCTTGTATTACTCCTGATATTATAGCGCCAATTTTATTGTCACCTGGAAGGCAAGAATATTATGCAAAAATTGAAGAGATATATCTAAGTTGGTTCTTGAGAAAATCTATGGTTTGGTCGTATGAAAAAGAATGGAGGGTTATTTCTTATCCTCTAATGTCTAGACGTTATGATTTTTATTTTTGTGAATTTCATCCGAATGAAATAGAAGGCATATATTTAGGAGCTAAGATGGGAAATAAATTAAAAACTGACTTTATAACTCTCATTTCAGAGGAATATCCCAAATGTCATATTTATCAGGCGAAACTTCGAGAATATTCACCTGGCTTGGATTTTTTTGCTATTACAGATTAATCTATACAAAGATAGTAACTGACTAAAGTGGGTGTTGGTAAAATATAGAAATAATTAGGAGTATTTAATCTAATAAAAATATTATCGATTTCTTGAAAAATATTTATATTGTATATAATAGTTAAATATTAATAATTTCTTGAGGTGAGCGAAGTGAAAGAAAAATTTTCATATTTTTTGCCTCCAAGTGATCAAGATTGGAGGGAAATGTGGAACAAAGGCATTTTTGTTTTTGACGCAAATTCAATCTTAAATATTTATAAATATAAAGAAACAGCTGTTGAAGATATATTTAAAGTTTTAGAGGATGCGAAGATTAAAGGTAGGATTTTTTTACCATGGCATGCAGCAAATGAATTTTTTAATAATAGGTTAAGTGTAATAAATGAACAAGCAAAAGTATACGATGATTTTATTGAATGCATAAAAAATTTTCAAAAAAATTAGATAATTTAGCCAATAAAAACAAAAATCACTATTGTCTTGATTGTAAGAATATTGAAAAAAGATGGACTCTCATTGTGAAGAAATGATAACACAAATAAATCAAGAAAAAGAAAGACATCCTAGCTTGTCTGAAAAAGATGGGATATTAGATAGAATATTATTTGATTTTGACACTAAAGTCGGTGCAGAACTTAGTGAAAAAGAAAAAGAAGAAAATGTCAAAGAGGCCAAACTGAGATTTGAACAAAAAATACCGCCAGGATATATGGATTCTAAAAAAGACAATGGGAACAAATATGGAGATTACTTTATATGGGAAGAAATTATTTCCGAGGCTAAAGAGAGAAAAATGCCAGTTATGTTTATTAGTGATGATAAAAAGGATGATTGGTGGGAAAAAGGAGAGAAATCTAAAAAAATAGGTCCTAGATATGAATTAATAAAAGAGTTAAAAGATTTGTCGGGCCAACGTTTTTATATGTCTTCTATGGAGAATTTTCTGGAAAAATCTAAAGAATATTTAGATATATCTATTTCAGATAAGTCAGTTACGAATGTAAGGGACGTGACAATCGCAGAAGTCCTAGCAGTAAGGAATAAGTTAGCACACAGTACAAGTTTACATAATGATTTGATGCAGGAATTTAATTCACTTAATAGTAAAGAATGTTTTCAAAATATGGAAAAATTAAACGAATTGGAGCCTTATAGCGAAGAAGCCTCCCAATCCAAGAGATTATTGAATGAATTAAATCGTTATCACAAAGAACGCTCCCAATCCAAGAGATTATTGAACAAATCAAATCGTAGTAGCCAAGAATGCCTCCAATTCTTGAAATTATTGAATAAATTAAATCATAACAGTGAAGAATAAATAAAAATATTTATGTGTAAATATTTAAAAAGATCCAAAAAGGATCAGATTAGATTATCATCTTAATCTGATCCTTTTTGGATCTTTGGGGGGCATATTGTAAGCTAATTATCAGTTGTGAGGTATAGCTAAGAAGTAGAAAATGAGATTTTGAAATGTATTTCCGCATATGAATAAAGTGTAGCAGATAGCTCTCTCTATACATGCTACATGCTAATGGAAGAAAGATTGTTTGGGGTTAATTGAGGTACAATATTTGTAAAAATTATGCGTCCTTGAGGTGCCTGTTTCTTTTTCTTTAAATTGTTTTGGGATTAAATTTTTGAAAAGTAATTACATTACGTAGTTTGTTTTTAAAATAATCTAAGAAGGTTATCCTTTTTAGTCAGTTTAAAAGTGTTTTCTACTGCAAACTACTGAAATAGAAGCAATAACTTAGACTGGGAGGCATGCCTAAATGAGTTGGGAAGGAAAACATATTCTTAAAGTGGGTACTAAAAAACAATTTGGAATATCTGATTCTGAATTGGATGAAGAAAAACTAAAAAGAGATATCGAATCTTGGCTTGCGGCTGTTTTCCAAAGTGAACATCTCTCTTTATTGTTAGGCAGTGGATTTACCACTGCGGTTGCAACTAAAGCTGGAGTAAAAGGAGCTGGCATGGACTGCGATTATGCGGAGTTTAGTCATGGTGAAGAGTTAAAATTAGCTGCAGAAAAAGTGGCAAAGGCTACAGGACGTGGTGAGCCAAATATTGAAGATCAAATTCGTGTGGCAAATATATTAGCTCAGGGATTAGAAATTATGAGAAAAGATGAAGAAGCCATGGAGGTAAAAAAGGCGTTATTAGAATTAATAAGAAAATTTATAAATAATATTTCGCGAAGTGAACAAAATATTAGAAAGGCTATTGAGCGAGAAGCTAACGAGGAAGAAAAATTACATCTGGAAACAAATAGCGATGAGGAAAACGTAACATCGAAATCACTGGTCGTGCTTGTCTCATTTTTATTAAGTTTTGCAAGCAGAACTGCGACGCGAGAACGACTTAATATTTTTACGACTAACTACGACCGACTTATTGAATACGGTGCTGATATGGCTGGTTTACATTTAATAGATAGATTTGTTGGAATCCTTGAACCTGTTTTTAGATCATCAAGACTTGATATAGATATGCATTATAATCCACCTGGAATAAGAGGTGAGCCTAGATACCTTGAAGGAGTAGTTCGGTTTACTAAACTTCATGGTTCATTAGATTGGATTTATAGGGATGGTTTTGTCAGAAAAATTGGTTTGCCATTTGGGTTTGAATATGACCACCCGGCATTTGAAAACAGATCTCATACGCAGGTAATGATCTATCCAAATGCTGCAAAAGATAGAGAAACAGCTGAATATCCTTATGTTGAACTGTTTCGTGATTACGCAGCTGCCATATGTCGCCCCAATTCTTCGCTTGTAACTTACGGCTATGGTTTTGGTGATGATCATATAAATAGGAGCATAGCAGATATGCTTACAATCCCTTCGACCCATTTGGTCATTATCTCACACGGAGATAAAAGTGGAAGAATATGTAATTTTTATAATAACGTTGGTCATGATGCGCAAATTTCGTTATTGATAGGGACACATTTAGGGGATATACAGCAACTTGTTAAGTACTATCTTCCCAAACCGGCAATTGATCCAATTACAATGCGTCAAGCTAGTTTGCTTAAAAATAGGGGATGGAGTTCCAATAAAGAAGATGAAGAAAAAATGAAAAATTTCCCCTATAAGGAGGATGTGTTGTAATGACATCTCCTATATCTAATATATCAATGCGGACTGTTGGGACTGTAGAAAGTGTTTCTTCTGACGAAATTAAGGTCTTGTTGGATATAGATGCACCACGAAATATAGCTTTAAATACGGGTGTTCCCATTTCTTTCCCTAAAATAAATAGTTTCCTTTTGTTGCCTAACGAGGTAGGTGCTG of Aminobacterium sp. MB27-C1 contains these proteins:
- a CDS encoding GNAT family N-acetyltransferase; translated protein: MSNEFTVRKAVPSDAQEMSYIHAQAWREAYRELIPADYLQNLRDDHWVELFSTILSDGSTTTAWVVLQENKVIACASVCPSRYKGYEGNLELVSIYCLPEFWGKGYGHALMKEVKKYASENRFLRIALWVLDGNESAIKFYERQGFWANGGLLHVEIGGADMVEKRFVCKV
- a CDS encoding GNAT family N-acetyltransferase; translated protein: MRIDTISLQIKNGEYFTFLSPTEEHAHDVLNHMKQTSSETEYLLRYEDEIRMTVEEEQDFLSKQAESPKAIMISAYFDEKLVALTGISPVVECDKCSHRAVLGMCVLKDFWGKGIGFTIMGMIIDEARKMGYEQVELEVVADNIRAFSLYKKFGFEIYGVRKNSFKYRDGRYSSEYLMALPL
- a CDS encoding DUF2971 domain-containing protein, with the translated sequence MFNIIHGREAFYKYYSVEGAMKTLKEKKFKWSSPSVFNDPYDCQFSVFSKGSNQEIMEILLEQLIEIALQTRGKEPAFFLPEVQQRFNLIKRRMRDSKSNGQVRHLRNKIRSIGNFYNGNSILSNLAKTLNNRRQDFSKEVKIFCVTETNDNLLMWSHYAQEHRGLVIKIKCLPEGDGSPLCAARKVQYKNSLPCITPDIIAPILLSPGRQEYYAKIEEIYLSWFLRKSMVWSYEKEWRVISYPLMSRRYDFYFCEFHPNEIEGIYLGAKMGNKLKTDFITLISEEYPKCHIYQAKLREYSPGLDFFAITD
- a CDS encoding PIN-like domain-containing protein, coding for MKEKFSYFLPPSDQDWREMWNKGIFVFDANSILNIYKYKETAVEDIFKVLEDAKIKGRIFLPWHAANEFFNNRLSVINEQAKVYDDFIECIKNFQKN
- a CDS encoding PIN-like domain-containing protein; translation: MDSHCEEMITQINQEKERHPSLSEKDGILDRILFDFDTKVGAELSEKEKEENVKEAKLRFEQKIPPGYMDSKKDNGNKYGDYFIWEEIISEAKERKMPVMFISDDKKDDWWEKGEKSKKIGPRYELIKELKDLSGQRFYMSSMENFLEKSKEYLDISISDKSVTNVRDVTIAEVLAVRNKLAHSTSLHNDLMQEFNSLNSKECFQNMEKLNELEPYSEEASQSKRLLNELNRYHKERSQSKRLLNKSNRSSQECLQFLKLLNKLNHNSEE
- a CDS encoding SIR2 family protein, which codes for MSWEGKHILKVGTKKQFGISDSELDEEKLKRDIESWLAAVFQSEHLSLLLGSGFTTAVATKAGVKGAGMDCDYAEFSHGEELKLAAEKVAKATGRGEPNIEDQIRVANILAQGLEIMRKDEEAMEVKKALLELIRKFINNISRSEQNIRKAIEREANEEEKLHLETNSDEENVTSKSLVVLVSFLLSFASRTATRERLNIFTTNYDRLIEYGADMAGLHLIDRFVGILEPVFRSSRLDIDMHYNPPGIRGEPRYLEGVVRFTKLHGSLDWIYRDGFVRKIGLPFGFEYDHPAFENRSHTQVMIYPNAAKDRETAEYPYVELFRDYAAAICRPNSSLVTYGYGFGDDHINRSIADMLTIPSTHLVIISHGDKSGRICNFYNNVGHDAQISLLIGTHLGDIQQLVKYYLPKPAIDPITMRQASLLKNRGWSSNKEDEEKMKNFPYKEDVL